From Leishmania donovani BPK282A1 complete genome, chromosome 34, the proteins below share one genomic window:
- a CDS encoding uracil phosphoribosyltransferase, putative: MSQQEGTSPTDRESTMQILNMFPGHLHLLPQTPQLHFLFTVIRDVETQRTDFIFYSERIIRLILEAALCLIPVKPFNVITPVGAVYRGVRPDDRGIIGVSIMRAGESMERVLREMCPGVRIGKILVQRDETSTDKTPDARFTYSKLPTDVASRRVLLLDPMCATGGSVIKATEILINEYGVLEENIIFLNLISAPAGIRKYLARFPKIQIVTAAIDDDLDENRYILPGLGDFGDRYFGTISE; this comes from the coding sequence ATGTCTCAGCAGGAAGGCACTTCGCCAACGGATCGCGAGAGCACCATGCAGATTCTGAACATGTTCCCCGGACACCTCCACTTgctgccgcagacgccgcagcTTCACTTCCTCTTCACTGTCATCCGCGACGTGGAAACTCAGCGCACGGACTTCATCTTTTACTCAGAGCGCATCATACGCCTCATCCttgaggcggcgctgtgctTGATCCCTGTGAAGCCGTTTAATGTCATCACACCAGTAGGTGCTGTGTACAGGGGCGTTCGGCCGGACGACCGCGGCATCATCGGCGTTTCCATCATGCGAGCTGGCGAGTCGAtggagcgcgtgctgcgtgAGATGTGCCCCGGTGTCCGCATCGGCAAGATCCTCGTCCAACGCGACGAGACGAGCACCGACAAGACTCCCGATGCACGCTTCACCTATAGCAAGTTGCCCACAGACGTAGCCTcgcgccgcgtgctgctgctggacccGATGTGCGcgaccggcggcagcgtcatcAAGGCGACGGAGATCCTGATCAACGAGTACGGCGTGCTCGAGGAAAACATCATCTTCTTGAATCTTATCTCCGCCCCCGCAGGAATCAGGAAATATCTCGCTCGGTTCCCCAAAATCCAGATTGTGaccgccgccatcgacgacgacTTGGACGAGAACAGGTACATCCTGCCCGGCCTCGGTGACTTTGGCGACCGCTATTTCGGCACGATATCGGAGTGA
- a CDS encoding mitochondrial ATP-dependent zinc metallopeptidase, putative, which produces MLPQRSPTDAVQRAYTMSPQERVLIAQIAARARLQRTWRHLGILSVLLSALIGYRWYTAQARLDADVSNYKAVVVDVPGHTAVYVDDNGKLIGVRNFIDFATFEKTCDPEKDVLIQFSTYYPWIPMLLLCLLPVLAVVNAGFNGSARMITMAAQAEKSRFTFKREMSVSTRLKDVAGLTEAKHEVVEVIDFLKHPGRYQTLGAKLPKGVLLDGPPGVGKTLLAKAVAGEAMVPFVSCSGSEFEEVYVGVGAQRVRELFREAHNCKPCVVFIDEIDAFGRKRRSDGNGSSRGTLNAFLAALDGFKDASGIMVLAATNRADILDNALTRSGRFDRKISLEKPSYKDRVAIALVHLQPLHLDPSSSLQNYAEMVAALTPGCSGADIFNVCNEAAIQAAREDKEYVGAPHFHLAVERVLVGLEKSAVKYTPHEKERLAYHEAGIVVLNWFQSDTDPVIKSTILPRGRHRTGVTQKLPQNIYISTQERLLQRIVGRLGGYVSEEHFFSDVSTSAAEDLQMATSMARDMVCVYGMDPVHIGHMGFELDRDDTLQKPFGPEKENAVDIAVETIVQSCLKRARALMLEHLNHTRIIAGLLLKQETLNAHEMWFALGDRPVMTKEFRTYLES; this is translated from the coding sequence atgctgccgcagcgcagtcCGACTgatgcggtgcagcgcgcctATACAATGTCGCCGCAGGAGCGCGTTCTGATTGCGCAGATCGCGGCACGggcacggctgcagcggaCGTGGCGCCACCTTGGCATCCTCTCGGTGTTGCTCTCCGCACTTATTGGATACCGGTGGTacacggcgcaggcgcggctTGACGCTGACGTGTCGAACTACAAGGCGGTTGTCGTGGACGTGCCCGGCCATACCGCCGTCTACGTGGACGACAACGGCAAGCTCATCGGCGTGCGCAACTTCATCGACTTTGCCACGTTCGAGAAGACCTGCGATCCGGAAAAGGATGTGCTGATCCAGTTTAGCACCTACTACCCATGGATCccgatgctgctgctatGTCTACTGCCGGTGCTGGCTGTTGTGAACGCCGGCTTCAACGGGTCGGCGCGCATGATCACaatggcggcgcaggcggagaagagTCGGTTTACGTTCAAGCGAGAGATGTCGGTAAGTACGCGGCTGAAGGACGTTGCGGGGCTGACGGAGGCAAAGcacgaggtggtggaggtgatTGACTTCCTCAAGCACCCGGGGCGTTACCAGACGCTTGGTGCGAAGCTGCCGAAGGGCGTGCTGCTCGACGGCCCGCCTGGTGTCGGCAAGACGCTACTGGCCAAGGCGGTGGCTGGCGAGGCCATGGTGCCGTTTGTCAGCTGCTCGGGCAGCGAGTTTGAGGAGGTGtacgtcggcgtcggcgcgcagcgcgtgcgtgagctgTTTCGCGAGGCGCATAACTGCAAGCCGTGTGTCGTGTTCATAGACGAGATCGACGCGTTTGGCCGCAAGCGCCGATCAGATGGCAACGGCAGCTCGCGGGGCACCTTGAACGCCTTCCTCGCGGCGCTTGACGGGTTCAAGGATGCGTCTGGCATCATGGTGCTGGCGGCCACGAACCGCGCCGACATCCTAGATAACGCGCTGACTCGCTCCGGCCGCTTCGATCGCAAGATCTCGCTTGAGAAGCCGTCCTACAAGGATCGTGTGGCGATCGCCCTGGTGCatctgcagccgctccaccttGACccgtcgtcctcgctgcAGAACTACGCCGAGATGGTAGCGGCGCTGACACCTGGCTGCAGCGGGGCAGACATCTTCAACGTGTGCAACGAGGCAGCTATCCAGGCGGCGCGTGAGGACAAGGAGTATGTCGGGGCGCCGCACTTCCACTTGGCTGTCGAGCGGGTGCTCGTCGGTCTTGAAAAGAGCGCTGTCAAGTACACACCACACGAGAAAGAGCGACTGGCGTACCACGAGGCGGGGATTGTGGTGCTGAATTGGTTCCAGAGCGACACGGATCCAGTCATCAAGTCCACTATCCTGccgcgcggccgccaccgcacgGGTGTGACGCAGAAGCTGCCGCAGAACATCTACATATCGACGCAGGAGCGACTGCTGCAACGCATTGTGGGCCGGCTGGGCGGCTACGTGTCAGAGGAGCACTTCTTCAGCGATGTGTCGACGAGTGCGGCCGAGGATTTGCAGATGGCGACGAGCATGGCACGCGACatggtgtgcgtgtatggCATGGACCCGGTGCACATTGGGCACATGGGATTCGAGCTGGACCGCGACGACACGCTGCAGAAACCGTTTGGCCCCGAGAAAGAGAACGCGGTTGACATTGCCGTGGAGACGATTGTGCAGTCTTGCCTAAAGCGGGCGCGAGCTCTGATGCTGGAGCACCTGAATCACACCCGCATCATTgctgggctgctgctgaagcaggaGACGCTGAATGCACATGAAATGTGGTTCGCACTGGGCGACCGCCCTGTCATGACGAAGGAGTTCCGGACCTACCTGGAGAGCTAA
- a CDS encoding amastin-like surface protein, putative, with protein sequence MACSIGMVLYVILQLIAFLLVLVGTPIDMFRGTIAEIAFSHFCLTLWGAKWGCSNSSYFLTSDQLWANCTGRRNRFRAAQALAVISIFLYGAAFVLGVLLLFCCSIFRWVCLVLNIVGIFTLGIVWAAMVLTFYTDEGVTCERLIIGTRYGAGFVLFLVAWCLDIINIFLLMIRCDDQKLVSTANPGVYTTGGEEVKWRRRWASYFGSAGFSPQTPSWRSRRS encoded by the coding sequence ATGGCGTGCAGCATCGGCATGGTCCTCTACGTCATCCTCCAGCTCATCGCGTTCCTGTTGGTGCTGGTGGGTACGCCGATCGACATGTTTCGCGGCACGATTGCCGAAATTGCATTCTCGCACTTCTGCTTGACGTTGTGGGGCGCAAAATGGGGCTGCTCCAACAGCTCGTACTTTCTCACGTCGGACCAGTTGTGGGCAAATTGCACGGGCCGCCGCAACCGTTTCCGCGCTGCTCAGGCGTTGGCTGTCATCTCCATCTTTCTGTACGGCGCGGCGTTCGTCTTGGGCGTCCTTCTGCTGTTCTGCTGCTCGATCTTCCGCTGGGTGTGCCTGGTTCTCAACATCGTTGGCATCTTCACCTTGGGCATTGTCTGGGCGGCCATGGTGCTCACGTTCTACACGGATGAAGGCGTAACCTGCGAGCGGCTGATTATTGGCACAAGGTATGGAGCCGGCTTCGTTCTCTTCTTGGTGGCCTGGTGCCTGGATATCATCAACATCTTCTTATTGATGATCCGGTGCGACGATCAGAAGCTTGTTTCGACCGCGAATCCGGGGGTATATACAACAGGCGGGGAGGAAGTgaagtggaggaggcggtgggcaAGCTACTTCGGCTCCGCCGGCTTCTCCCCACAGACACCGTCGTGGAGgagccggcggagctga
- a CDS encoding tuzin-like protein encodes MVVYLWAVAKTSRASPFHPHRLCVVRGGGTAGVAQRPQEAVRGQRGRGREAAFVTRQPHAPHRQRAAAGATPSRHWLVDVPRAADEQLPAPLHVAAGTAARATRATWRSSRSSYLAAAGGGADLTAGKGGSRAVCVCVGARAGRHWREGAVGARPARGDWQAALRAGEGHEALLRPGQAQGHHELCSRHACGALRPHDEPTRPRAAAERGGGHAFRPAIQNLPKAARWPQGEGALATAGGDLVRRTDEQASAYTQHAIDAASLNRFFDGMGARSSDVDELLAAVHHGRVSAARCTNARLLEAVRCSLAKGVRLFRSTPFRPALVGQSRTYGVAA; translated from the coding sequence ATGGTGGTGTACTTGTGGGCGGTGGCCAAGACGAGCAGGGCCAGTCCCTTCCATCCGCATCGCTTGTGCGtcgtgcgtggcggcgggaCTGCGGGCGTGGCTCAGCGGCCACAGGAGGCCGTGCGGGGacaaagggggagggggcgagaaGCTGCTTTCGTTACTCGGCAGCCTCACGCTCCGCACCGAcagcgagcagctgcaggtgctaCCCCATCCAGGCACTGGCTCGTTGACgtgcctcgcgcagcggACGAGCAACTACCGGCGCCGCTCCATGTCGCAGCGGGaactgctgcgcgcgcgacCCGCGCGACGTGGAGGTCATCGCGCTCATCCTATCTAGCGGCGGCTGGGGGGGGAGCGGATTTGACTGCTGGAAAGGGCGGATCTCGTGCAgtctgtgtctgcgtcgGAGCCCGGGCAGGGCGGCATTGGCGAGAGGGTGCAGTGGGCGCGCGGCCAGCACGGGGCGATTGGCAAGCTGCACTGCGAGCGGGTGAGGGGCATGAGGCTTTGCTGCGCCCTGGCCAAGCACAAGGGCACCATGAGCTGTGTAGCAGGCATGCTTGCGGTGCGTTGCGTCCTCACGACGAGCCCACGCGCCcacgggcggcagcagagagggggggaggcCATGCATTCCGGCCCGCCATCCAGAACCTCCCCAAGGCCGCACGGTGGCCCCAGGGCGAGGGTGCGCTCGCGACTGCCGGCGGGGACCTCGTGAGGCGCACGGACGAGCAGGCGTCCGCCTACACGCAGCATGCCATCGACGCCGCCAGCCTCAACCGCTTTTTCGACGGAATGggagcgcgcagcagcgatgtGGACGAGCTGCTTGCCGCCGTGCATCACGGCCGCGTCTCGGCGGCAAGGTGTACGAATGCGAGGCTGTTGGAGGCAGTGCGGTGCAGTCTCGCAAAGGGTGTGCGGCTGTTCCGCAGCACGCCTTTCCGCCCCGCCCTCGTCGGCCAGTCACGCACAtacggcgtcgctgcctgA